In Synechococcus sp. KORDI-52, one genomic interval encodes:
- a CDS encoding nicotinate-nucleotide--dimethylbenzimidazole phosphoribosyltransferase: protein MDSLPSTPSEALVLPEGCQQLGRPDASVLDAAVLRPWSSIDQPVDLLLVLAATRTAEHEGISAAGSTAASRRYTALADAELLIHGPAAQRRWPLPPLPAGVSPALLSHVAARRLKLMPQVVALGLAQKPDFPHLDIEPLDQGPSACLSSGAAMPLPRVQYLLRQGELLGQRLQRPLVLAECVPGGTTTAQAVLTAFGMEVAHLISGSARHPPHQLKQELVTQGLQRASLGEHPAAEQILAAVGDPFQAFTAGVLVGAVSSRQPLLLGGGCQMLAVLALAMQALSARQRDRLAAQVLIGTTSWLAEEGAAAASQSSFGGLVDATAHHIAAELSVLACGVRFRGSAHQPLRDYERGYVKEGVGAGALLLLAQLRGCSCADLVLECERALEQLLSPP, encoded by the coding sequence ATGGACTCGTTGCCCTCGACCCCCTCTGAAGCCTTGGTGTTGCCTGAGGGTTGTCAGCAGCTGGGACGTCCCGATGCAAGCGTTCTGGACGCAGCGGTACTGCGTCCCTGGTCCTCCATCGATCAACCGGTGGATCTGTTGCTGGTGTTGGCGGCCACGCGGACGGCGGAGCATGAAGGAATTTCCGCCGCTGGCTCCACCGCCGCCTCGCGGCGTTATACGGCCCTGGCTGATGCAGAGCTTCTGATCCATGGACCGGCTGCGCAGCGCCGTTGGCCCCTGCCGCCGCTGCCCGCTGGCGTTTCCCCCGCCCTGCTTAGCCATGTCGCGGCGCGACGCTTGAAGTTGATGCCGCAGGTGGTGGCCCTTGGTTTGGCCCAGAAACCCGATTTTCCCCACCTGGACATTGAGCCCCTGGATCAAGGCCCCTCGGCTTGTCTGTCCAGTGGTGCGGCGATGCCATTGCCGCGGGTGCAGTATTTGTTGAGGCAGGGAGAGCTGCTGGGGCAGCGGTTGCAACGCCCCTTGGTGCTGGCGGAATGTGTTCCAGGTGGAACCACAACCGCTCAAGCCGTCCTGACGGCTTTCGGCATGGAGGTGGCCCATCTGATCAGCGGCAGTGCCCGTCACCCTCCCCACCAGCTCAAGCAAGAGCTGGTTACCCAAGGGCTGCAGCGGGCGTCCCTCGGGGAGCATCCGGCGGCTGAGCAGATCCTGGCTGCCGTTGGTGACCCCTTTCAGGCCTTCACTGCAGGGGTGTTGGTGGGGGCTGTGTCGTCGCGACAACCGCTGTTGCTGGGTGGCGGGTGCCAGATGCTGGCTGTTCTGGCCTTGGCAATGCAGGCCCTTTCCGCCAGACAGCGGGATCGCCTAGCGGCCCAGGTGCTGATCGGCACCACCAGCTGGCTTGCTGAGGAGGGTGCGGCGGCCGCGAGTCAGTCCTCCTTTGGTGGGCTTGTGGATGCCACCGCTCACCACATCGCTGCCGAGCTTTCCGTCCTGGCCTGTGGCGTGCGCTTTCGCGGCAGTGCTCATCAACCGTTAAGGGACTACGAACGGGGCTATGTGAAAGAGGGGGTGGGTGCCGGCGCTCTGTTGCTGCTCGCCCAGCTGCGGGGATGCTCATGTGCCGACCTGGTGCTGGAGTGTGAGCGTGCCTTGGAGCAGCTGCTCAGCCCCCCGTAA
- a CDS encoding DUF2232 domain-containing protein, with the protein MTDVTPRLSRQQALRLVEGAYLAAATGLIWLALYYLPVGGALFRLALPLPLILLQLRRGSRAGVEGLLLSVLLLTALMGPLRGPLLLFPYGLLSLWLGWSWCRGFSWWLSWSGGVLLGTAGFLVRVLVLSLLVGENLWVVITRAGSALLDRLIAVLHLPITPDLTQVQLMALLLVVVQEVIYVLSLHALAYWIFPRLRSPIPEPPRLLHGLVALDPL; encoded by the coding sequence ATGACTGACGTGACCCCCCGGTTGAGTCGCCAGCAGGCTCTCAGGCTTGTTGAAGGGGCGTATCTCGCGGCAGCAACGGGTCTGATCTGGTTGGCTCTCTACTACCTCCCGGTGGGTGGTGCTCTCTTTCGTCTGGCCCTTCCGCTTCCCCTGATCTTGCTGCAGTTGCGGCGTGGCAGCCGTGCCGGTGTCGAGGGGCTGTTGCTCTCCGTGCTTCTGCTTACGGCGCTGATGGGTCCGTTGCGTGGGCCGCTGCTGCTCTTTCCCTACGGTCTCTTGTCGCTGTGGCTGGGCTGGAGCTGGTGCCGAGGGTTCAGCTGGTGGCTGAGCTGGTCGGGGGGGGTCCTGCTTGGAACAGCAGGGTTTTTGGTTCGAGTTCTCGTGCTCTCGTTGCTGGTGGGAGAAAACCTCTGGGTCGTGATCACCCGGGCCGGTTCCGCTCTGCTCGACCGCTTGATCGCGGTACTGCATCTGCCGATCACACCGGATCTCACCCAGGTTCAGTTGATGGCGCTGCTGCTGGTCGTCGTTCAGGAGGTCATCTACGTCCTCTCCCTCCATGCCTTGGCGTACTGGATTTTCCCTCGTCTTCGATCACCGATTCCTGAGCCCCCGCGGCTGCTGCATGGACTCGTTGCCCTCGACCCCCTCTGA
- a CDS encoding substrate-binding domain-containing protein, whose protein sequence is MGPISRRHVLQMIGATGTVLLAGCRSTTAAPTLLAPAGVLPKPWADALPKPWRLKLAPAQQDWTPEDQARADVLVMGDGWLEAHSAGALQPIASELLLSQLDGQAKVLLANLGALQDRVLPLAVSPWVMLLRDDPAKTQQGWPLLLDSSMAGRVVLPASPRLVMSLADHLGGAQALHALRRQALTYDDRQATNWLLKGEAKVVVLPLSRCIALLGRDPRLRAVLPDSGAPLHWNVLLRPKASREPVPHSWVEQGWRDPLRRRLAQLGWRAPISSSQLTADQNALSARVRPLLFPSADTWSRCWSLPPLLPYDQSALKDRWRDSAPEPPPG, encoded by the coding sequence GTGGGTCCAATAAGCCGGCGCCATGTGCTCCAGATGATCGGGGCGACGGGAACCGTGCTGCTGGCCGGCTGTCGTTCGACGACAGCCGCACCAACCCTGTTGGCCCCGGCTGGGGTTTTGCCGAAACCGTGGGCTGATGCCTTGCCCAAGCCCTGGCGCCTGAAGCTGGCTCCAGCTCAGCAGGACTGGACGCCGGAGGATCAGGCGCGTGCCGATGTGTTGGTGATGGGGGATGGGTGGCTTGAAGCGCATTCAGCAGGCGCTCTGCAGCCCATTGCCTCTGAACTGCTCCTTAGCCAGTTGGATGGTCAGGCCAAGGTTCTGCTGGCCAACCTCGGTGCCCTGCAGGATCGGGTGTTGCCGCTGGCCGTCAGCCCCTGGGTGATGCTGCTGCGGGATGACCCCGCCAAGACCCAGCAGGGGTGGCCCTTGTTGCTGGATTCCTCCATGGCAGGGCGTGTGGTGCTGCCCGCCAGCCCCCGTCTGGTCATGAGTCTGGCGGATCATCTGGGTGGAGCCCAAGCTTTGCATGCGCTGCGTCGCCAGGCCCTCACCTATGACGACCGTCAAGCCACCAACTGGCTCCTCAAGGGTGAGGCCAAGGTTGTGGTTCTTCCGCTGAGCCGCTGCATCGCTCTGCTGGGGCGGGATCCCCGACTTCGGGCGGTGCTGCCTGATTCCGGTGCCCCCTTGCACTGGAACGTTCTGCTCCGACCGAAGGCCAGCCGTGAGCCGGTGCCCCACAGCTGGGTCGAGCAGGGATGGCGTGATCCCCTGCGTCGCCGCCTGGCGCAGTTGGGTTGGCGGGCTCCCATCTCGTCGTCGCAGTTGACGGCGGACCAGAACGCCCTTTCGGCCCGCGTGCGTCCTCTGTTGTTTCCGTCTGCAGACACCTGGTCGCGCTGCTGGTCCCTGCCACCGCTGTTGCCCTACGACCAGAGCGCCTTGAAAGATCGCTGGCGTGATTCAGCTCCAGAGCCGCCGCCGGGGTGA